In Arthrobacter burdickii, one DNA window encodes the following:
- a CDS encoding DUF6093 family protein, which yields MSPLPNSHVIPPGWAERHRPAAAATMQSPAVFRRISDGPAPYPVPEGWDGTEILWGTSEAPVLVRVQQLNRQAVTSAGEQPTSIHQYLVTAPVDGPPIRSGEQGDVIDVEGRRLRIVNESFGTYLWERDFTCIDNLTQQNPD from the coding sequence ATGAGCCCGCTCCCGAACTCCCACGTCATTCCGCCCGGCTGGGCCGAACGGCACCGGCCGGCGGCTGCGGCTACCATGCAGTCCCCCGCCGTGTTCCGGCGCATCAGCGACGGCCCCGCCCCGTACCCGGTCCCCGAGGGCTGGGACGGCACGGAGATCCTGTGGGGTACCTCTGAGGCTCCGGTCCTCGTGCGGGTGCAGCAGCTCAACCGGCAAGCCGTCACAAGCGCTGGCGAGCAGCCGACCAGCATCCACCAGTACCTCGTCACCGCGCCCGTCGACGGGCCGCCGATCCGCTCCGGCGAGCAGGGCGACGTCATCGACGTCGAAGGCCGGCGCCTCCGCATCGTCAACGAGTCGTTCGGCACCTACCTGTGGGAGCGCGACTTCACCTGCATCGACAACCTCACCCAGCAGAACCCCGACTGA
- a CDS encoding HK97-gp10 family putative phage morphogenesis protein — protein sequence MDGLELRRLSADIGRAARNAEPKAKIIVAKTAIDIQKDAKVIADQKGVRDTGTLINEIHTYIDGLGATISPDASYSIFNELGTSRMPARPFMGPATDRNQGPFEEAMGSLGEAVFGG from the coding sequence ATGGACGGGCTCGAACTCCGGCGGTTGTCCGCCGACATCGGACGGGCCGCGAGGAACGCCGAGCCGAAGGCCAAGATCATCGTCGCGAAGACCGCGATCGACATCCAAAAGGACGCCAAGGTCATCGCCGACCAGAAGGGCGTCCGCGACACGGGCACCCTGATCAACGAGATCCACACCTACATCGACGGGCTGGGGGCGACGATCTCCCCCGACGCGAGCTACTCCATCTTCAACGAACTGGGCACGAGCAGGATGCCGGCACGCCCGTTTATGGGCCCCGCCACGGACCGCAACCAAGGCCCGTTCGAGGAAGCTATGGGCTCCCTTGGGGAGGCGGTGTTCGGTGGCTGA